In Legionella lytica, one genomic interval encodes:
- the cysS gene encoding cysteine--tRNA ligase, protein MLHLFNSLTRTKEPFVSINPGKIGMYVCGITVYDHCHLGHARSMVSFDVIVRYLRSQGYDVTFVRNITDIDDKIIARANERGIPIEELTAHYIAAMHEDMKALNILPPDYEPRATEHIATIIRLIERLLAKGNAYVSDNGDVCYQVDSFADYGKLSHKDLDGLMSGARIEVVKEKRSPLDFVLWKKAKTGEPSWPSPWGEGRPGWHIECSAMAMEELGEQFDIHGGGLDLQFPHHENEIAQSEAATCKPFANYWMHVGMLQVNNEKMSKSLGNFFTIADVLNEHHPEVVRYFLLSSHYRSPLNYSEENLVNAKKALTRLYQTMKDVSILSNGELDEHWIAEFNKAMNDDFNTPVALSVLFQLSHEVNKNASPVLATTLKHLAEVMGLLQSDASEFLQAGLADDDKAIIEQLITQRLQARADRNWERADQIRAELLEQGIELEDGPKGTTWRKLVK, encoded by the coding sequence ATGTTACATTTATTTAATTCGCTAACAAGAACAAAAGAGCCGTTTGTTTCCATTAATCCAGGAAAAATCGGAATGTATGTTTGTGGTATTACGGTATATGACCACTGCCATTTAGGCCATGCTCGCTCTATGGTGTCCTTTGATGTGATTGTGCGTTATCTGCGTTCCCAAGGCTATGATGTAACCTTTGTTCGTAATATTACCGATATTGATGACAAAATTATCGCACGTGCCAATGAGCGTGGTATTCCCATTGAAGAATTAACTGCGCATTACATTGCCGCCATGCATGAAGACATGAAGGCTTTAAATATTCTGCCCCCCGATTATGAGCCAAGAGCAACCGAACATATCGCTACGATTATTCGTTTAATTGAGCGGTTGTTAGCAAAGGGTAATGCTTATGTAAGTGATAATGGGGATGTATGCTACCAAGTAGATAGCTTCGCTGATTACGGTAAGTTATCGCATAAGGATTTAGATGGTTTGATGTCTGGTGCGCGTATTGAAGTAGTGAAAGAAAAGCGTTCACCACTTGATTTTGTGTTGTGGAAAAAAGCCAAAACGGGTGAGCCAAGTTGGCCTTCACCTTGGGGTGAGGGACGCCCAGGATGGCATATTGAATGCTCCGCGATGGCGATGGAAGAACTTGGAGAGCAATTTGATATTCATGGTGGTGGTTTAGATTTACAGTTCCCGCATCATGAAAATGAAATTGCGCAAAGTGAAGCTGCTACCTGTAAGCCATTTGCTAATTATTGGATGCACGTGGGTATGCTGCAGGTAAATAATGAAAAAATGTCTAAATCATTAGGTAATTTTTTTACTATTGCTGATGTGTTAAATGAGCATCATCCTGAAGTTGTTCGTTATTTCTTGTTAAGTAGTCATTATCGCAGCCCATTAAATTATTCTGAAGAGAATTTAGTAAATGCTAAAAAGGCATTAACTCGTCTTTATCAAACGATGAAAGATGTTTCGATTTTGAGTAATGGTGAGTTGGATGAGCATTGGATTGCTGAATTTAACAAGGCAATGAATGATGATTTTAACACGCCTGTTGCTTTATCTGTTTTATTCCAGTTGAGTCATGAAGTGAATAAAAATGCCAGTCCCGTTTTAGCCACAACCTTAAAGCATCTTGCTGAGGTAATGGGGTTATTGCAGTCTGACGCTTCAGAATTTCTACAAGCAGGCCTTGCAGATGACGACAAAGCAATAATCGAGCAATTAATCACCCAACGCCTACAAGCAAGAGCAGATCGCAATTGGGAGCGCGCCGATCAAATCCGCGCTGAATTACTCGAGCAAGGGATTGAGTTGGAGGACGGCCCGAAAGGAACGACGTGGCGGAAGCTGGTTAAGTAA
- the lspE gene encoding GspE family T2SS ATPase variant LspE: MDAEEKSLKIPYSFAKNHGIVVGTELVDGKAIVYHLPTVSLQSLAEVKRLLQYELSLKPVDETAFQQHLANTYQSKSSILEAAGGMEEDMDLSLLASQLPVSEDLLENQDDAPIIRLLNALFTQAIKQKASDIHIETYEDRVLVRNRIDGVLHEVLEIQRAIAPLVISRVKVMAKLDIAEKRIPQDGRISLRIGGHNIDVRVSTLPSNHGERVVLRILDKQAAQLDLNLLGMPASALVTIRELIAEPHGIILVTGPTGSGKTTSLYAMLTELNEVTRNILTIEDPIEYDLEGIGQTQVNTKVQMTFAKGLRAILRQDPDVVMIGEIRDLETAEIAVQASLTGHLVLSTLHTNSALGALTRLRDMGVESFLLSSSIVGLIAQRLVRRLCPHCKTPHQLRDDEKELMGLAPNADLSKVFEPKGCDLCNHLGYRGRTSIYELITIDDTLRGMIHRNDNLQLMEEYLRPTMPSIRDDGFKRVLAGDTALAEVLRVTTQN; encoded by the coding sequence ATGGATGCTGAAGAGAAATCACTTAAAATTCCATATAGTTTTGCAAAGAACCATGGAATTGTTGTTGGGACCGAGTTAGTCGATGGAAAAGCTATTGTTTACCATCTACCCACTGTGTCCCTCCAATCACTTGCTGAAGTAAAGCGACTATTGCAGTATGAGTTGTCATTAAAACCAGTTGATGAGACAGCTTTTCAACAACACCTGGCAAATACCTATCAGTCTAAATCATCTATTTTAGAAGCCGCTGGTGGTATGGAAGAGGATATGGATCTTTCATTATTAGCAAGTCAGCTTCCAGTCAGTGAGGACTTATTAGAAAATCAGGATGATGCACCAATTATCCGTTTACTTAATGCCTTATTTACACAAGCAATAAAACAAAAAGCATCAGATATTCATATTGAAACCTATGAGGATCGCGTATTAGTTCGTAATCGTATTGATGGGGTTTTACATGAAGTATTAGAGATTCAACGTGCTATTGCTCCCTTAGTTATTTCTAGGGTAAAGGTAATGGCTAAACTTGATATCGCTGAAAAACGCATACCACAAGATGGTCGTATTTCATTACGCATCGGTGGACATAATATCGACGTGCGGGTATCTACCCTACCCTCAAATCATGGTGAACGTGTGGTATTGCGGATTCTGGACAAGCAAGCGGCCCAATTAGATTTAAATCTGTTGGGTATGCCAGCTTCAGCCTTAGTAACAATTCGCGAATTAATTGCCGAACCGCATGGAATTATTTTGGTTACCGGCCCTACAGGCTCAGGAAAAACAACCTCACTGTACGCAATGCTTACCGAATTAAATGAGGTTACGCGAAATATTTTGACCATTGAAGACCCAATTGAATATGACTTAGAAGGAATAGGCCAAACTCAAGTTAATACCAAAGTTCAAATGACCTTTGCTAAGGGCTTAAGAGCTATATTACGGCAGGATCCAGATGTGGTGATGATTGGAGAGATTCGTGACCTGGAAACAGCCGAAATCGCGGTACAAGCGAGTTTAACGGGACACTTGGTGCTTTCCACCTTACATACCAATAGCGCATTGGGTGCATTAACACGTTTGCGTGATATGGGCGTGGAATCATTCCTTTTGTCATCAAGTATTGTTGGTTTGATTGCACAACGTCTAGTTCGCAGGCTCTGCCCTCATTGTAAAACACCGCATCAATTAAGAGATGATGAAAAAGAATTAATGGGCCTTGCTCCTAATGCGGATTTATCTAAGGTATTTGAGCCTAAGGGTTGTGATTTATGTAATCATCTGGGATATCGTGGCCGAACAAGTATTTATGAATTAATCACCATTGATGACACCTTAAGAGGCATGATTCATCGAAATGATAATTTGCAGCTAATGGAAGAATATCTAAGACCGACCATGCCGAGTATTCGTGATGATGGTTTTAAACGCGTTCTCGCGGGTGATACTGCTCTAGCAGAAGTGCTTCGTGTGACGACACAGAATTAA
- the lspD gene encoding GspD family T2SS secretin variant LspD: MRSIVLTFLILCSTFVYANDINISTTTKDGNTTFFLQAGAFNLEKDAQQRKKQLSTLVNSPIEIKNLSDKRLYLVQIGPINDYPTARELQRTLSQKINTSNNNATSKNQSSLVAANSTANGADTTQTMSEVSEDSQLWNLRNADIRAVIAEVSRVTGKNFVIDPRVQGKISIVSSTPMSSHELYQVFLSVLQVSGYAAIPSGEIIKIIPNIDAKTQSSDLRIPPQGDDMMVAVVPVHYVPAEQLVPVLRPLMPQWSSVSAYGPSNMLILSGRANNIKSLADIIKQVDNSAANGIDIVPLRHSLAMDIANTLKDLIKAQPNMAGGRTQISISADDRSNSLLVSGSKTDRIRLRMLILKLDRESSTGLNGNTQVVYLNYMRAEDLVPILAGIAQANFSGNVGTTMGTITRPALDSTNPASNLVNNSQNNQMSSSTSNSGSGLSSSAATANTSAASTQNEGSTKPTVQIIGEPNTNSIILNAPASVIRILKRVISQLDIKPAQLLIEALVAEINQEDANDLGIEWGTNQQTGKPSSFRNGFAIINNQTRFDDFQAQIYALARAHKANILSTPSVVVLDNRQAKILVGKQVSVAASNYPNNANGTTTASPFTTFDRVNVALHLYVRPQITRDNGIQMQIDQGNDTLDPPVVAETSTIPTFRISSIVTSVHVESGNVVVLGGLTQDSLSSDNNRIPILGDIPGVGRLFKRSIHTRDKRVLMVFIKPIILRNERDTVHATDQRYNHTRQYQLDWLRSEEAYLQSNNSTVLPALNRADLPRPFSRPPLLVTK, encoded by the coding sequence ATGCGCTCGATAGTACTTACATTTTTAATATTATGTTCTACATTTGTTTATGCAAATGACATTAATATTTCGACAACCACCAAGGATGGAAATACAACGTTCTTTCTTCAGGCTGGCGCCTTTAATTTAGAAAAAGATGCTCAACAACGAAAAAAGCAATTGTCCACCTTAGTTAACTCACCAATAGAAATTAAAAATCTATCCGATAAACGTCTCTATCTCGTGCAAATCGGCCCAATAAATGATTACCCAACTGCAAGAGAATTACAGCGTACACTTTCTCAAAAAATAAATACTTCTAATAATAACGCAACATCCAAAAATCAATCTTCTTTAGTTGCTGCAAACTCAACAGCTAATGGTGCAGATACAACACAAACAATGTCTGAAGTGTCTGAAGACAGCCAATTATGGAATTTACGCAATGCAGACATTCGCGCGGTTATTGCTGAGGTTTCTCGTGTTACGGGTAAAAACTTTGTGATTGATCCAAGAGTACAAGGAAAAATATCCATCGTATCCTCCACTCCAATGTCCTCCCATGAACTGTACCAGGTTTTTCTTTCTGTCCTTCAGGTTTCTGGATATGCAGCAATTCCCAGTGGCGAAATTATTAAAATTATTCCTAATATTGATGCCAAAACACAATCATCTGATCTAAGAATTCCTCCGCAAGGCGATGACATGATGGTTGCAGTGGTGCCTGTACACTATGTCCCTGCAGAACAATTAGTCCCCGTTTTAAGGCCTTTAATGCCACAATGGAGTAGCGTGTCTGCTTATGGTCCCTCCAATATGTTGATTCTTTCGGGGCGTGCAAATAATATTAAAAGCCTTGCTGATATCATAAAACAGGTTGATAACTCAGCAGCCAACGGAATTGATATTGTTCCACTTAGACATTCTTTAGCGATGGATATCGCAAATACACTGAAGGACCTAATCAAAGCCCAACCGAATATGGCCGGAGGGCGAACACAAATTTCTATTTCCGCAGATGATCGCTCCAACTCTCTTTTAGTTAGCGGCTCCAAAACAGATAGAATACGGCTGAGAATGCTTATTCTAAAGCTAGACCGAGAAAGCTCAACAGGCCTAAATGGCAATACTCAAGTTGTGTATCTCAATTACATGCGTGCCGAAGATCTGGTCCCTATTCTTGCAGGTATTGCTCAAGCAAACTTTAGTGGAAATGTAGGCACAACAATGGGAACCATTACCAGACCAGCCTTAGATAGTACAAATCCTGCTTCAAATCTTGTAAATAATAGCCAAAATAATCAAATGAGCTCAAGCACGAGTAATAGTGGCAGTGGTTTGTCTTCTTCTGCTGCTACAGCAAATACCTCTGCAGCCAGCACCCAAAATGAAGGTTCCACTAAGCCAACAGTACAAATCATTGGCGAACCAAACACTAACTCCATTATTCTTAATGCCCCCGCCTCTGTTATTCGCATTTTAAAGCGCGTTATTTCGCAATTAGATATTAAACCTGCACAATTATTAATTGAGGCCTTAGTTGCTGAAATTAACCAAGAAGATGCAAATGACCTGGGTATTGAATGGGGTACGAATCAACAAACAGGAAAACCTTCTAGCTTTAGAAATGGATTTGCTATTATCAATAACCAAACTAGATTTGATGATTTCCAAGCGCAAATTTATGCACTAGCTCGCGCGCACAAGGCGAATATATTATCAACACCATCAGTTGTAGTTCTTGATAATCGTCAGGCAAAAATCCTTGTGGGTAAACAGGTTTCTGTTGCGGCTAGTAATTATCCAAACAATGCGAATGGCACCACAACAGCAAGCCCATTTACCACCTTCGATCGAGTTAACGTAGCATTGCATCTGTATGTAAGACCACAAATTACCCGTGACAATGGTATTCAAATGCAAATTGACCAAGGTAATGATACTTTAGATCCACCAGTAGTAGCAGAGACATCAACCATACCAACCTTTAGAATCAGTAGTATTGTAACCTCAGTACATGTCGAAAGTGGTAATGTAGTTGTCTTAGGGGGATTAACCCAAGATAGTCTGAGTAGTGACAATAACCGTATTCCTATTCTTGGTGATATACCTGGTGTTGGCAGATTATTTAAACGGAGTATACACACAAGAGATAAGCGAGTACTTATGGTGTTTATCAAGCCTATTATTCTCCGGAATGAACGTGATACGGTGCATGCGACTGATCAGAGATACAACCATACTCGTCAGTATCAATTGGATTGGTTACGCTCAGAAGAGGCCTATCTGCAAAGTAATAACTCGACAGTATTACCTGCATTAAACCGAGCCGACTTACCTAGACCCTTTAGCCGCCCACCTTTATTAGTGACTAAATAA
- a CDS encoding S53 family peptidase, protein MSKLKFLLPLGFMVMTSYANTIKDFAPIFSTGFNLLSQANLIKPVTASTELSFTVWLKLRNKEALNQLVQDVYDADSPRYHHYLTTDIYEQQFAPSRDTEELIQHFFTAQGMRAKIVNHSIRVTGTAKQIERALQVQMNYYRYQQETFYANANQPKCPAELAEFISEITGLNNIPEFHSNRRSTIQQEPPQIDELNFIWRNFMPSAIPTTISLQGFTGANLQKTYNLNNIPRINGVHLNGAGQTLVIVDKCGSNGPAQILSDANQYFISNGITPFKVSGATKNFAIINPDGTPFTSCPGTPSFSREIVLDVEASHTIAPGNNTALVLGTNQRDTLIDVINTLIQNNYSIHGFKNAYVISNSWSGAEINDPALESALELAAAAGISVNFSSGDCGDNTYPTSSKCSGTWPSPLTVNYPSSSAYVTAIGATALFVDANYRYAFETVWGTVRSIGGTLSYDGGTGGGISQYYGPVAWQGSINNFTAGGYGVISNYGSRRALPDVAMLGDPQTGLLIIANGAQVQDGGTSLACPLFSATLVLVNQARSLLNKGTPIGQAAPYLYQKNDVLLANRAINLIIPPALIISGATPPPSNTIQNTPAPASAFTLGHITFGWDSALTVEPEDQFWNDAVGVGSPNIPNFVITMANM, encoded by the coding sequence ATGTCAAAACTTAAATTCTTATTGCCACTGGGCTTTATGGTAATGACTTCCTATGCGAATACAATAAAGGATTTCGCGCCGATATTCAGTACTGGTTTTAATTTGCTAAGCCAGGCAAATTTGATCAAACCAGTCACAGCAAGTACAGAGCTATCATTTACTGTATGGCTGAAATTACGCAATAAGGAAGCACTAAATCAGCTTGTTCAAGATGTTTATGATGCGGATAGTCCTCGTTATCATCACTATTTGACTACAGATATTTATGAGCAACAATTTGCTCCAAGCAGAGATACAGAAGAGTTAATTCAACATTTTTTTACCGCCCAAGGTATGCGAGCTAAAATAGTAAATCACAGTATTCGTGTAACAGGTACAGCAAAGCAAATCGAACGCGCACTCCAAGTACAAATGAATTATTATCGTTATCAACAAGAAACCTTTTATGCTAATGCTAACCAGCCAAAATGTCCCGCAGAACTCGCTGAATTTATTTCAGAAATTACCGGGCTTAATAATATCCCTGAATTTCATTCCAATCGAAGGAGCACCATTCAGCAAGAACCACCACAAATTGATGAATTAAATTTTATTTGGCGCAATTTTATGCCTAGCGCGATTCCTACCACTATTTCCTTACAAGGTTTTACGGGAGCCAATCTACAAAAAACCTATAACCTGAACAATATTCCCAGAATTAATGGGGTACATTTAAATGGTGCAGGGCAAACCTTAGTGATTGTTGATAAATGTGGTTCTAATGGACCTGCGCAAATATTAAGTGATGCCAATCAATATTTTATTAGCAATGGCATTACCCCGTTTAAGGTATCAGGGGCAACGAAGAATTTTGCCATCATTAATCCTGATGGTACTCCTTTTACATCCTGCCCAGGGACTCCTTCGTTTAGTAGAGAAATTGTTTTAGATGTTGAAGCATCCCACACCATTGCCCCCGGTAATAATACTGCTTTAGTTTTGGGAACAAACCAGCGTGATACATTAATTGATGTGATTAATACTTTAATTCAGAATAACTACAGCATCCACGGCTTTAAGAATGCCTACGTTATTTCCAATAGCTGGAGCGGAGCTGAAATTAATGACCCGGCACTGGAATCCGCATTAGAGCTTGCCGCCGCGGCAGGAATCAGTGTGAATTTTTCTTCTGGAGATTGTGGCGATAATACCTACCCAACCTCGTCAAAATGTAGCGGAACGTGGCCCTCGCCACTGACAGTAAATTATCCATCCAGTTCGGCTTATGTTACTGCCATAGGAGCAACTGCCTTATTTGTGGACGCCAATTACCGCTATGCCTTTGAAACCGTTTGGGGAACAGTACGCTCTATTGGTGGTACCTTATCCTACGATGGGGGCACAGGTGGAGGAATTAGTCAGTATTACGGGCCTGTCGCATGGCAAGGTTCGATCAATAACTTTACTGCTGGGGGTTACGGAGTTATCAGCAACTATGGCAGCCGACGTGCTTTACCGGACGTTGCAATGCTTGGTGATCCGCAAACAGGCCTATTAATTATTGCTAATGGAGCCCAAGTACAAGATGGTGGCACCAGTTTGGCTTGCCCCTTATTTTCCGCGACCTTGGTGTTAGTAAATCAAGCACGTAGTTTATTAAATAAGGGAACCCCTATTGGGCAAGCAGCGCCTTACTTATATCAAAAGAATGATGTTTTACTTGCCAACAGAGCGATTAATTTGATTATTCCCCCAGCTCTGATTATTAGTGGTGCTACCCCGCCCCCATCGAACACAATACAGAATACTCCAGCTCCGGCCTCTGCATTTACACTTGGTCATATAACCTTTGGTTGGGATTCAGCTCTTACAGTTGAGCCCGAAGATCAGTTTTGGAATGACGCTGTTGGAGTGGGCTCACCCAATATTCCTAATTTTGTGATAACGATGGCGAACATGTAG
- a CDS encoding exo-alpha-sialidase produces the protein MPKMVKVAVYLVTLLLNLSCYAGNPLWTITPNPDYPPQISLTSTNSATIKYTITNNSHRPHTLVMKPIQGITQITSAGNCPSSFTLAYKQSCTLNLLVNGSLLSGNIYGGPIICQQGSMLECYQPSIANTLNIIFVPLTKYLITPLMRMNGVITPNTPQTVYAGTNLTFRAIPSVGYQVDQWLVDGGIAQKGGSTLTLSQIDANHTVEASFTRSGIIYAGTASGFVYFSTDNGLTWNASTPPSSGYSVNGVFANASTLYAASADGKVYYSTNNGSSWNATSTVSGNSPVNSVFVLGNGSITIYCGTQDGHVYYSTDGSTWTATANPGTGAVNSLFITPTSTIYAGSQDGNVYYSLNNGTSWHLINGPETSSSVPVYNVFATNSQLYVNTRQTTSNDTLPPGTIDFEYTYTSNSLTDANPIWSLLSQITYTLFVNADASLIYAGTQGGYVFSLTTGDELGFVTYSPITSLYFLD, from the coding sequence ATGCCCAAAATGGTCAAAGTGGCTGTATACCTGGTTACTTTATTGTTGAATCTTAGCTGTTATGCAGGCAACCCCTTATGGACGATTACCCCGAATCCAGATTACCCACCACAAATATCACTCACATCAACAAACTCTGCGACAATTAAATACACTATCACGAATAATTCCCATAGACCCCATACGCTTGTAATGAAACCCATTCAAGGAATTACGCAAATCACAAGTGCTGGAAATTGCCCCAGTTCATTTACTTTGGCTTATAAACAATCGTGCACCCTAAATTTATTAGTTAATGGTAGCCTTTTAAGCGGCAATATCTATGGCGGCCCCATTATATGTCAGCAAGGAAGCATGCTTGAATGCTATCAACCGAGCATAGCGAATACTTTAAATATCATCTTTGTCCCCTTAACAAAATACCTAATTACTCCATTAATGCGCATGAATGGAGTAATCACGCCAAACACACCGCAAACAGTATATGCCGGAACCAACTTAACATTTAGGGCAATACCAAGCGTTGGATATCAAGTGGATCAATGGCTTGTTGATGGTGGAATTGCTCAAAAAGGCGGCTCAACCTTAACTCTATCTCAGATTGATGCAAATCACACCGTAGAAGCAAGCTTTACACGTAGTGGAATAATCTATGCGGGAACCGCTAGTGGCTTTGTTTATTTTTCTACGGATAATGGTTTAACCTGGAATGCCAGCACCCCACCCTCTAGTGGATATAGCGTCAATGGTGTTTTTGCAAACGCCTCAACCCTGTATGCAGCAAGTGCCGATGGCAAAGTATATTATTCAACGAATAATGGCTCCTCTTGGAATGCTACTTCAACAGTTAGTGGAAACAGCCCCGTAAATAGTGTTTTTGTACTAGGAAACGGCTCGATTACCATTTATTGTGGAACCCAAGATGGACATGTTTATTATTCTACTGATGGCTCTACATGGACAGCAACAGCAAATCCAGGCACAGGGGCTGTAAATAGCCTATTCATCACACCAACCAGTACAATTTATGCCGGAAGTCAGGATGGGAACGTTTATTATTCACTAAATAATGGAACTAGCTGGCACCTAATTAATGGTCCAGAAACAAGTAGTTCCGTACCGGTATACAATGTGTTCGCCACCAATAGCCAACTTTATGTCAACACGCGGCAAACGACCTCTAATGATACATTACCCCCAGGAACAATTGATTTTGAATACACTTATACAAGCAATAGCCTCACCGATGCTAATCCGATATGGAGTCTGTTATCACAGATAACCTATACCTTATTCGTCAACGCTGATGCGAGTTTAATTTATGCTGGCACCCAAGGTGGTTATGTCTTCTCATTAACAACGGGTGATGAATTGGGATTTGTAACCTATAGCCCCATAACCAGCTTATATTTTCTAGATTAA
- a CDS encoding Do family serine endopeptidase, giving the protein MIKSMKVFFSALLFATMPLAYAAEEVVMPSMAPVLKNIMPAIVNVAVQGYLPSEINAPGAAADEEAQNNRRSRQLPEKGRKFESIGSGVIVDPNQGVIITNDHVIRNATLITITLQDGRRLKAKLIGGDSETDLAVLKIDAKNLKSLPLGDSDQLQVGDFVVAIGNPFGLNSFGNSQSATFGIVSALKRSDLNIEGVENFIQTDAAINPGNSGGALVNSKGELIGINTAILSPYGGNVGIGFAIPINMAKDVAQQIIKYGSIHRGLMGIFVQHLTPELAQAMGYPEDFQGALVAQVNPGSPAEFAGLKAGDIITQINNTKITQGTQVKTTVSLLRVGSSAKIMVQRDGKPITLDAVVTDVKSHEQKLQSSNPFLYGLALRAFDQETPPHGNVTGVQVVGAVESSAGWRAGLRPGDIIISANKSPVKDVKSLQHIAQQKKNELLVQVLRGPGALYLLII; this is encoded by the coding sequence ATGATAAAAAGCATGAAAGTATTCTTTAGTGCCCTGCTCTTTGCAACCATGCCGCTAGCATATGCGGCCGAAGAAGTGGTTATGCCAAGTATGGCACCTGTATTAAAAAACATTATGCCTGCCATTGTGAATGTTGCCGTACAAGGTTACTTACCCAGTGAAATCAACGCTCCAGGCGCTGCAGCGGATGAAGAGGCACAAAATAATAGACGCTCAAGACAATTACCTGAAAAAGGACGCAAGTTTGAAAGCATAGGTTCAGGGGTAATTGTCGATCCGAACCAGGGAGTTATTATTACAAACGACCATGTGATTCGTAATGCCACTCTCATTACAATTACACTACAAGATGGTCGACGTTTAAAAGCAAAACTAATCGGTGGTGACAGTGAAACTGATTTGGCCGTGTTAAAAATTGATGCCAAAAACCTTAAATCATTGCCTCTAGGTGATTCAGATCAACTACAAGTTGGTGATTTTGTGGTAGCAATTGGTAACCCATTTGGCTTAAATAGTTTTGGTAACAGCCAATCTGCAACCTTTGGTATTGTTAGTGCCTTAAAGCGTAGCGATTTAAATATTGAAGGTGTAGAAAACTTCATCCAGACAGATGCTGCAATTAACCCAGGTAACTCAGGTGGTGCGCTGGTTAACTCTAAGGGTGAATTAATTGGTATCAATACAGCAATTCTTTCACCTTACGGTGGCAACGTAGGTATTGGTTTTGCTATTCCAATTAACATGGCAAAAGATGTTGCACAACAAATAATAAAATACGGTTCAATTCATCGCGGATTGATGGGGATTTTTGTTCAACACTTAACCCCTGAATTAGCCCAAGCGATGGGATATCCAGAAGATTTCCAAGGCGCCCTGGTTGCACAAGTAAATCCTGGTTCTCCAGCAGAATTTGCAGGTTTGAAAGCTGGCGATATTATTACCCAAATTAATAATACTAAAATTACCCAAGGAACTCAGGTAAAAACAACAGTAAGCTTATTGCGTGTAGGTTCTAGTGCCAAGATTATGGTTCAACGCGATGGTAAGCCAATCACTCTTGATGCAGTAGTTACTGATGTTAAATCTCATGAGCAAAAGCTGCAATCAAGCAACCCATTCCTTTATGGTTTAGCATTAAGAGCTTTTGATCAAGAAACACCACCTCATGGCAATGTCACAGGGGTTCAAGTTGTAGGTGCGGTAGAAAGCAGTGCTGGATGGCGAGCAGGTCTAAGACCTGGTGATATTATTATCTCGGCTAATAAATCTCCTGTTAAAGACGTAAAATCTCTGCAACACATTGCGCAGCAAAAGAAAAATGAGTTACTGGTACAAGTGTTACGTGGACCTGGTGCTCTTTATCTGTTGATTATCTAA
- the pgeF gene encoding peptidoglycan editing factor PgeF, which produces MKTNLACWPAPKNITALSTTRLSGYSLPPYNSNNLGLGIGDDDQHVLQNRQQLVELLHLPGEPQWLRQTHSTRCVLVEEDVNREADASVTRSSKHPLVILTADCLPITLCNVQGNEIAAIHAGWKGLVNGIVENTLAKMHSKASDLLAWIGPAICQKCYEVGDEVYQTFTTKYPFSKEAFKPVNSKWLANLPKIAEMVLNSQGINAVYQSELCTFESENELFSYRKTSQTGRIGTLIWFNNQPQPQD; this is translated from the coding sequence ATGAAGACTAATTTAGCCTGTTGGCCAGCGCCTAAAAATATCACCGCGCTGAGTACAACTCGTCTATCGGGATATAGCTTGCCCCCTTATAACTCCAATAACTTGGGATTAGGAATTGGAGATGATGATCAGCATGTTTTGCAAAACCGCCAACAACTGGTTGAGTTACTGCATTTACCTGGTGAACCTCAATGGCTACGTCAGACACACAGTACTCGTTGTGTGCTGGTAGAAGAAGATGTAAATCGTGAGGCAGATGCCTCAGTAACTCGTTCAAGTAAACATCCGCTCGTAATTCTTACCGCAGATTGTTTACCCATTACTCTATGCAATGTACAAGGCAATGAAATTGCCGCCATTCACGCAGGTTGGAAAGGCTTAGTAAATGGGATCGTAGAAAATACGCTTGCCAAAATGCACAGCAAAGCTTCTGACCTGCTCGCATGGATAGGACCCGCAATTTGCCAAAAATGTTATGAAGTGGGCGATGAGGTATACCAAACCTTCACTACGAAATATCCTTTTAGCAAAGAAGCATTTAAACCAGTTAACTCAAAATGGCTGGCTAATTTGCCGAAAATTGCGGAAATGGTGCTGAACTCACAAGGTATAAATGCGGTATATCAGTCCGAATTATGCACTTTTGAGTCAGAAAATGAGTTGTTTTCCTATCGAAAAACCTCTCAAACAGGTAGAATAGGCACCTTAATCTGGTTTAATAATCAACCTCAACCTCAGGACTAA